One genomic region from Candidatus Caldarchaeum subterraneum encodes:
- a CDS encoding hydrogenase maturation protein HypF — translation MDVLKAVRLWVSGVVQGVGFRPFVYRIARETGVSGYVRNVGGSGVEIIVEGEAEKVDEFIHLLQTRKPEKARIDKFSATSIEPRGYTCFEIMESDVSASFRSIIPPDFAICGDCLNEILSDTRWRNYPFNSCANCGPRYSMLYRVPYDRENTSMRDFPMCNDCLRDYSDPDNVRRFHAQGISCPACGPSVYLVDCKGGFQVGGLEAVIEAAKLIDDGCIVAVKGLGGYHIAASAVDDDVVALLRRRKNRPTKPFAIMCLNADVASLLVELTSPTLELLESPMRPILLLPMRGDVPVSPLVAPNLKKLGVFLPYTGLHYLLLSFTKQRYTIMTSGNIYNEPMCTRDDEALEKLADIVDFFLMHNREIVNRVDDSVVRFTDQKPTMLRRGRGYAPQWIQIPFKTEREVVAFGAMLQTAGAVAFDDKIVLTQFIGDVDGYTSFTDLEKYLNTLVTSYGITLESAVNVCDLHPLYPSTLLAEEWSRRFGSELLRVQHHWAHTAAVMAEHGVVDEEVVGISVDGVGYGVDGTAWGGEVVLADYSSFKRVGCLKPQKMPGGDRAVEYPARMLAGILSEKLTVEELRMVFRELGLVEKGFRRGWEEFELVLRNIENTVARTSSTGRVLDAVSAMLGFCTHRSYEGEPAIVLEDNSKPTEEKIRPRITNGDIHVVDSTDIVLQALELVRNGADRREVGYMVQYAVGFGLGRIAGIYSRGRRYVVLSGGASVNTYLVEGVKDALQDTGLTILLPSQAPAGDGGIALGQAAIAAYRTLTRP, via the coding sequence GATGAGTTTATTCATCTGCTTCAGACAAGGAAGCCGGAGAAGGCTCGTATAGACAAGTTCTCGGCCACGTCCATAGAACCTAGAGGCTACACCTGCTTCGAGATCATGGAGAGCGATGTCTCGGCGAGCTTTAGGTCAATCATCCCGCCCGATTTCGCAATCTGCGGAGACTGTCTAAACGAGATTCTGTCCGATACACGGTGGCGCAACTATCCTTTCAACTCTTGCGCGAACTGTGGACCCCGCTACTCGATGCTTTACCGTGTGCCATATGACAGGGAGAACACCTCGATGAGGGATTTCCCGATGTGTAATGATTGTTTGAGAGACTATTCCGACCCTGATAACGTGAGGAGGTTTCATGCACAGGGAATCAGCTGCCCCGCATGCGGGCCCTCTGTGTATCTGGTCGACTGCAAAGGCGGGTTTCAGGTTGGTGGGCTTGAGGCTGTGATAGAAGCGGCTAAACTTATTGATGACGGCTGTATTGTGGCGGTCAAAGGGCTGGGCGGCTACCATATTGCTGCCTCGGCGGTGGATGACGATGTTGTAGCCCTGCTGCGGCGTAGAAAGAATAGGCCTACCAAGCCTTTCGCGATAATGTGTCTAAACGCCGATGTAGCATCACTGCTCGTCGAGCTAACTTCCCCGACGCTCGAGCTGCTCGAATCACCCATGAGACCGATACTGCTTCTTCCGATGCGTGGCGACGTGCCTGTCTCGCCTCTCGTGGCACCCAACCTCAAGAAGCTGGGTGTTTTCCTTCCCTACACAGGCCTACACTATCTCCTTCTCTCTTTCACGAAACAACGCTACACCATAATGACCAGCGGAAACATCTACAACGAGCCGATGTGCACCCGTGACGACGAAGCCCTTGAAAAACTCGCAGACATCGTGGACTTCTTTCTCATGCATAACAGGGAGATTGTGAACAGGGTTGACGACAGCGTGGTGAGGTTCACGGACCAGAAGCCGACTATGTTGAGGAGAGGTAGAGGATACGCGCCTCAGTGGATACAGATTCCCTTCAAAACAGAGAGAGAAGTTGTAGCGTTTGGAGCGATGCTGCAGACAGCTGGAGCGGTTGCTTTCGATGACAAGATTGTTCTTACACAGTTCATAGGAGACGTAGACGGATACACCTCTTTCACAGACCTCGAAAAATACCTCAACACACTCGTCACATCTTATGGAATCACTTTAGAGTCTGCGGTGAATGTGTGCGACCTACATCCTCTTTATCCATCGACGCTGCTGGCTGAGGAGTGGTCAAGAAGATTCGGCTCGGAGCTTTTGAGGGTCCAGCATCACTGGGCGCATACTGCCGCGGTGATGGCTGAACACGGTGTTGTTGATGAAGAGGTTGTTGGAATATCTGTTGACGGCGTGGGCTATGGTGTCGACGGCACGGCGTGGGGCGGCGAAGTGGTTTTGGCGGATTACTCATCCTTCAAGCGAGTGGGCTGTCTAAAGCCTCAAAAGATGCCGGGGGGAGACAGGGCCGTGGAGTATCCCGCCCGAATGTTGGCCGGAATTTTATCGGAAAAGCTCACGGTGGAGGAGTTGCGGATGGTTTTCCGTGAGCTAGGGCTTGTCGAGAAAGGGTTCAGGAGAGGCTGGGAGGAGTTTGAACTGGTGCTGAGAAACATCGAGAATACTGTTGCCCGCACATCTAGCACGGGCAGGGTGCTGGATGCGGTCTCGGCGATGCTGGGCTTCTGCACCCACCGCAGCTATGAGGGAGAACCCGCCATAGTGCTCGAGGACAACTCAAAACCCACCGAGGAAAAAATCAGGCCACGAATAACAAACGGAGACATCCATGTGGTTGACAGCACGGACATCGTTTTACAGGCCCTCGAGCTGGTGAGAAATGGAGCTGATAGGCGGGAAGTTGGCTACATGGTTCAATATGCCGTGGGCTTTGGCTTGGGTAGGATAGCGGGCATCTATTCAAGGGGGAGGAGGTATGTGGTGTTGTCGGGCGGCGCATCTGTTAACACCTACCTAGTTGAGGGTGTGAAAGACGCGCTCCAAGACACAGGACTCACGATTCTTCTCCCCTCGCAGGCTCCGGCGGGCGATGGGGGAATAGCTCTGGGACAGGCAGCCATCGCCGCATACAGAACACTGACACGCCCCTAG